The following proteins come from a genomic window of SAR324 cluster bacterium:
- the rpsJ gene encoding 30S ribosomal protein S10: MNEKIKVRFKAYDDKLLDQTVEEIVRTVKRTGAQIVGPIPLPTKIHKYTVLRSPHVDKKSREQFEMRVHKRLLYIMETTPQTMDALMRLDISAGVDIGIKQV, translated from the coding sequence ATGAACGAAAAAATCAAAGTCCGCTTCAAAGCGTATGACGACAAGTTATTGGATCAAACAGTTGAAGAAATTGTTCGCACGGTCAAGCGCACAGGTGCTCAGATTGTAGGACCAATTCCTCTTCCGACCAAGATTCACAAATATACGGTCTTGCGCTCTCCGCATGTGGACAAAAAGTCACGTGAACAGTTTGAAATGCGCGTGCACAAGCGGTTGCTCTACATTATGGAAACGACACCACAAACCATGGACGCGCTGATGCGCCTGGATATTTCTGCT